One Aminivibrio sp. genomic window, GGACGGTCATGAACCTGCGGCCGGGAGTATAGGGCTTGAACTGTTTGATTGCCATTGCTGATTCCTTCTCCTTCCCGCTAGATGCTCGCGCCTTCGAAGAACTCGATGCGCTCGCCCTTGGCAAGACTGACGATCGCTTTTTTCCACGACCGGGTCTTTCCCTGGAAAGCGCCCATTCTCTTCGGCTTGCCGTGAACGGACAGCACGTTCACGTTCTTTACCTTCACTTTGAAGATCTCCTCGATGGCCCTCCGGATCTGGATCTTGTTCGCGGAAGGATGGACTTCAAAAGTGTACTTGTTCATCTCCATGAGACGGCTGCTCTTCTCGGTGATAACCGGGCGGATGATGATATCGTGAGCGATGAGGTTCATCCGACATACACCTCCTCGAGCCTGCTGACAACCTCGGGGGTCATCACGAGGGTTCCCGCGTTGAGAAGATCATACACGTTGAT contains:
- the rplW gene encoding 50S ribosomal protein L23, whose amino-acid sequence is MNLIAHDIIIRPVITEKSSRLMEMNKYTFEVHPSANKIQIRRAIEEIFKVKVKNVNVLSVHGKPKRMGAFQGKTRSWKKAIVSLAKGERIEFFEGASI